One window of Tenacibaculum maritimum NCIMB 2154 genomic DNA carries:
- a CDS encoding 1-acyl-sn-glycerol-3-phosphate acyltransferase produces the protein MTKAFSKFIYTKILGWKFVGEFPSHLKKYVIIGAPHTSWKDFPIALLARNSWGIKINFIAKKALFKPPFGFIFRWLGGAPVDRSKSTNKVDAIVAMFNKQDEFRLALSPEGTRKKVAQWKTGFYHIAKGAKVPIVMFSFDFGKKQVALSPPFYTTDNMEKDFECFYDFYKDVKGANPELF, from the coding sequence ATGACAAAGGCTTTTTCAAAATTTATATACACTAAAATTTTAGGTTGGAAATTTGTTGGTGAGTTTCCTAGCCACTTAAAAAAATATGTAATAATAGGAGCTCCGCATACGAGCTGGAAAGATTTTCCTATTGCGCTTCTTGCTAGGAATTCATGGGGTATAAAAATTAATTTTATAGCTAAAAAGGCTTTGTTTAAACCTCCTTTTGGTTTTATATTTAGATGGTTAGGAGGTGCTCCAGTTGATAGATCTAAAAGTACGAATAAGGTAGATGCTATTGTGGCTATGTTTAACAAGCAAGATGAGTTTCGCTTGGCTTTGTCACCTGAAGGAACTCGTAAAAAAGTGGCTCAATGGAAAACAGGATTTTACCATATAGCAAAAGGTGCTAAGGTACCTATTGTTATGTTTAGTTTTGATTTTGGTAAAAAGCAAGTTGCCTTATCGCCTCCGTTTTATACTACGGATAATATGGAAAAGGATTTTGAATGTTTTTATGATTTCTATAAAGATGTGAAAGGGGCTAACCCCGAATTATTTTAA
- a CDS encoding DNA cytosine methyltransferase → MKLKNKIKAVDFFCGGGGMSYGMQKSGIQVLAGIDYEENCRATYEANIKKAKFIKADVFELKETDLEKALKLKRNDDELLLIGCSPCQFWSIINTDKKKSQKSKNLLVEFERFVKYFNPGYVVVENVPGVLRKKGESGLETFINWLEENKYTVHFKVHNTSEYGVPQNRKRFTLIANRISNNELEPVKVNKKLTVRDVIGVDNGYPQIKAGHRDKTDFNHSVPNVSELTLRRLKKVKKDGGNRLSFANDPELQLDCFIGRDNSFKDTFGRLWWDKPSPTITTKFFSVSNGRFVHPEENRALSIREGATLQSFPKDYKFIGTSIGSIARLIGNAVPPEYAKRVGQAIIQNHKNAI, encoded by the coding sequence TTGAAATTAAAAAATAAAATAAAGGCTGTTGATTTCTTTTGCGGAGGAGGAGGAATGAGTTATGGTATGCAGAAATCTGGTATTCAAGTTTTAGCAGGAATTGATTATGAGGAAAATTGTAGAGCTACTTATGAAGCTAATATTAAAAAAGCAAAATTTATTAAAGCTGACGTTTTCGAATTAAAAGAGACTGATTTAGAAAAAGCTTTGAAACTTAAGCGTAATGATGACGAACTATTACTTATAGGTTGTAGCCCTTGTCAATTTTGGAGTATTATAAATACCGATAAGAAAAAATCTCAAAAATCTAAAAACTTACTAGTAGAGTTCGAAAGATTTGTTAAGTATTTTAACCCTGGTTATGTTGTAGTTGAAAATGTTCCTGGTGTTCTTCGCAAAAAAGGAGAAAGCGGTTTAGAAACTTTTATAAATTGGTTAGAGGAAAATAAATATACTGTTCATTTTAAAGTTCATAATACTTCTGAATATGGAGTTCCTCAAAATAGAAAGAGGTTTACTTTAATTGCAAATAGAATCTCTAATAATGAATTAGAGCCTGTAAAAGTAAATAAAAAATTGACCGTAAGAGATGTCATTGGAGTGGATAATGGCTATCCACAAATAAAAGCTGGTCATAGGGATAAAACAGATTTTAATCATTCAGTTCCAAATGTTAGTGAATTAACTTTAAGACGTTTGAAAAAGGTAAAAAAAGATGGAGGTAATCGTCTTAGTTTCGCTAATGACCCTGAACTTCAATTAGATTGTTTTATTGGAAGAGATAATTCTTTCAAGGATACTTTTGGAAGATTATGGTGGGATAAACCATCTCCAACAATTACAACAAAATTTTTTAGTGTTTCTAATGGTCGTTTTGTACATCCAGAAGAGAATAGAGCTTTATCAATTAGAGAAGGAGCAACTTTACAATCTTTTCCTAAAGATTATAAATTTATAGGAACAAGTATAGGAAGTATAGCTCGTTTAATAGGAAATGCAGTGCCTCCGGAATATGCAAAAAGAGTAGGACAAGCAATAATACAAAATCATAAAAATGCAATTTAG
- a CDS encoding ATP-dependent DNA helicase: MSKITSHILNIDKTICKNIEKFDDDERGLLSQNILSQLRNFVEHISLKVFEDAQQTELNNSYENIQNAIEYIKARGDLKFLSRFHKLLQITASHYTLNEESSERLILKYFEYLIKIKSFLYKTYNLDALYNLKDFPIQTDSNLKEYYEKISSLIKQPEENRKKTNYKDRYYIQKVKPFFVENEIFYEVTFRRANDYTSKFDRIIAFTKLEILGNYAVKLSISTDYIDILDKKMPIQIIDSWDVSIRPCEIDNFAKIFGVKSKISSGKESYELMKYLTSSGLNLVEVISLNDWYYEYVKKTVTEKSKASRIFQLLDKCREMGKTKSDGHNLLRYLLLKLNNKIIKKQYTNSPCHLLSNLNLEFGSIPFDQMPFNSALINHNPKLSDLFSSIDTEGRKHEILARHIKNNTEQKGQLFTAINEIENFDNIEELISQWNDNLYWKHKNREIESFKKSVFIKGYEADTFNIINKLKEISSAGIKNYKNSIESWLNSTAYKIDCEEKETALKNLFESSKVALIYGAAGTGKSTMINHISNFFDKESKLYLANTNPAVDNLKRNIKVANCNFKTITKFTWSKETEYDILIIDECSTVSNSDMLKILNKAKFRLLILVGDVFQIESILFGNWFSLIKSFIPKSSVFELEKPYRSNNPDLLRLWERVRNIDDNILETLTKNEYSKTLDNSIFQNAEEDEIILCLNYDGLYGINNINSFLQSSNSNQAFVWGTQTYKVEDPIIFNESGRFSPLIYNNLKGKISGIKLLDEQIQFDIEVNLALNEFDTESYDFELLDDSENGNSVIRFTVDKYKSTDDDDDDSSNIIPFQVAYAVSIHKAQGLEYNSVKIVITDEVEEMISHNIFYTAITRAKENLKIYWTPESEKKIIESFKTKFNKKDYALLKTKNSL; this comes from the coding sequence ATGAGTAAAATCACTTCCCACATACTTAATATTGATAAAACAATTTGTAAGAACATTGAGAAATTTGATGACGATGAAAGAGGGTTATTATCCCAAAATATTTTGTCTCAACTTAGGAACTTTGTTGAACATATTTCTTTAAAAGTTTTTGAAGATGCACAACAAACAGAGTTAAATAATAGCTATGAAAATATCCAAAATGCTATTGAGTATATAAAAGCCAGAGGAGACTTAAAGTTTTTATCAAGATTTCATAAACTCTTACAAATTACAGCTTCACATTATACTCTAAACGAAGAAAGTTCAGAAAGATTAATACTAAAATACTTTGAGTACCTTATTAAAATAAAGTCATTTCTTTACAAGACATATAATTTAGATGCCCTTTACAATCTAAAAGATTTTCCAATCCAAACTGATTCTAACCTAAAAGAATATTATGAAAAAATTTCTTCATTAATTAAACAGCCTGAAGAAAATCGTAAAAAAACTAATTACAAAGACAGATATTATATTCAAAAAGTAAAACCTTTTTTTGTAGAAAATGAAATATTCTATGAAGTAACTTTTCGAAGAGCCAATGATTATACAAGCAAATTTGACAGAATAATTGCTTTTACCAAGCTTGAAATACTTGGAAATTATGCAGTGAAACTATCAATAAGTACTGACTATATAGATATTTTAGATAAAAAAATGCCTATTCAAATCATTGATAGTTGGGACGTTTCAATTCGCCCTTGTGAAATAGATAATTTTGCGAAAATTTTTGGTGTAAAATCTAAAATTAGTAGTGGTAAGGAATCTTATGAACTAATGAAATATTTAACATCATCCGGATTAAATTTAGTAGAGGTTATTAGTTTAAATGATTGGTATTATGAATACGTAAAAAAGACGGTTACTGAAAAATCGAAAGCTTCTCGAATATTCCAATTACTGGATAAATGTAGAGAAATGGGTAAAACTAAAAGTGATGGTCATAATCTGCTTAGATATTTACTACTTAAGCTTAATAATAAAATAATTAAAAAACAGTACACTAATTCACCTTGTCATTTATTATCAAATCTAAATTTAGAGTTTGGGTCTATTCCTTTTGACCAAATGCCATTCAATTCGGCATTAATTAATCACAACCCTAAACTGAGTGACCTTTTCTCATCTATCGATACTGAAGGCAGAAAACACGAAATATTAGCAAGACATATAAAAAACAATACGGAACAAAAAGGACAATTATTTACTGCTATCAATGAAATTGAAAACTTTGATAATATTGAAGAACTTATAAGTCAATGGAATGATAATCTATATTGGAAACATAAAAATAGAGAAATAGAAAGTTTTAAAAAAAGTGTATTCATCAAAGGCTATGAAGCAGATACTTTTAACATCATAAACAAGCTAAAAGAAATATCATCTGCGGGAATTAAAAATTATAAAAACTCAATAGAATCTTGGCTTAATTCAACTGCTTATAAAATTGATTGTGAAGAAAAAGAAACTGCTCTTAAAAACTTATTCGAAAGTTCAAAAGTAGCTTTGATTTATGGGGCAGCTGGAACTGGTAAATCAACTATGATTAATCATATTTCAAACTTTTTTGACAAAGAAAGTAAGTTATATTTAGCAAATACTAATCCTGCAGTTGATAATTTAAAACGTAATATAAAGGTTGCAAATTGTAATTTTAAAACTATAACCAAATTTACTTGGAGTAAAGAAACTGAATACGATATTTTAATTATAGATGAGTGCAGTACAGTAAGTAATTCTGATATGCTTAAAATACTTAACAAAGCAAAATTCAGGTTGCTTATTCTTGTTGGAGACGTATTTCAAATAGAATCAATACTTTTTGGAAATTGGTTCAGTCTAATAAAGTCTTTTATTCCAAAATCTTCAGTATTTGAATTGGAAAAACCTTATAGAAGTAATAATCCAGATTTATTAAGACTTTGGGAAAGAGTAAGAAACATTGATGATAACATTCTAGAAACTTTAACGAAAAACGAATATTCTAAAACACTTGATAATTCAATTTTTCAAAATGCAGAAGAAGACGAAATAATACTTTGTTTAAATTATGATGGTCTTTATGGCATAAACAATATAAATTCATTTTTACAAAGCAGTAATTCTAATCAAGCATTTGTTTGGGGTACTCAAACTTACAAAGTGGAAGACCCAATAATTTTCAACGAATCAGGTCGCTTTTCACCTCTAATTTATAACAATCTAAAAGGTAAAATATCAGGAATTAAATTACTTGACGAACAAATTCAATTTGATATTGAAGTTAATCTAGCACTTAATGAATTCGACACAGAATCGTATGATTTTGAACTCTTAGATGATTCTGAAAATGGGAATTCCGTAATTCGATTCACTGTCGACAAGTACAAAAGCACTGATGATGACGATGATGATTCTAGTAATATTATTCCTTTTCAAGTAGCTTATGCAGTTTCTATACATAAAGCACAAGGGTTAGAATATAACTCTGTAAAAATTGTGATAACAGATGAAGTAGAAGAGATGATTTCTCATAATATTTTTTACACAGCAATTACACGAGCAAAAGAAAATTTAAAAATTTATTGGACACCCGAATCTGAAAAGAAAATTATAGAAAGTTTTAAAACTAAGTTTAACAAAAAGGACTATGCTTTACTTAAAACGAAGAACAGTCTTTAA
- a CDS encoding TetR/AcrR family transcriptional regulator, with amino-acid sequence MRPQKVEDLQVLKGFISVFRAKGYEGASLNELAAASGLKKASLYHRFPGGKKEMALAVLNYIEEWIEKNIYGVLVDSTKPEKERIEMVVKNINDLYSGGVESCMFRSLSLDLGIALFGKEIKRGTELWIKGFLIFGMEIGMPKDSAAELASQSYIDIQGSLVLSKSIGTTVPFLKALKKIEKAYS; translated from the coding sequence ATGAGACCACAAAAAGTAGAAGACCTACAAGTCTTAAAAGGCTTCATATCTGTTTTTAGAGCAAAAGGATATGAAGGAGCTAGTTTGAATGAATTAGCCGCTGCTTCTGGTTTAAAAAAGGCAAGTTTATATCATCGTTTTCCTGGAGGAAAAAAAGAGATGGCATTGGCCGTTTTAAATTATATAGAAGAATGGATTGAAAAAAATATCTACGGAGTATTGGTAGATAGTACAAAACCTGAAAAGGAACGTATTGAAATGGTTGTTAAAAATATTAACGACTTGTATAGTGGAGGTGTAGAGAGTTGCATGTTTAGATCACTTTCTTTAGACTTAGGAATCGCTTTATTTGGTAAGGAAATTAAAAGAGGTACGGAACTTTGGATTAAAGGCTTTTTAATTTTTGGAATGGAAATAGGAATGCCTAAAGATAGCGCTGCTGAATTAGCTTCTCAAAGCTATATTGATATTCAAGGTAGTTTGGTACTCTCTAAATCAATAGGCACAACGGTACCTTTTTTAAAAGCGTTAAAAAAAATAGAAAAGGCTTATTCTTAA
- a CDS encoding helix-turn-helix domain-containing protein: MTDLGLYLSRKSVNRSDVSRKTGISKTRLSELSNNKRTKLRANELYLIALAIDVEPCDVFKEVCKKLKLKEEN; encoded by the coding sequence ATGACTGATTTAGGACTATATTTATCAAGAAAATCTGTAAACAGGTCTGATGTATCTCGAAAGACCGGAATTAGTAAAACTAGATTGAGTGAGTTGTCTAATAATAAGAGAACAAAGCTCAGAGCAAATGAATTATATCTAATAGCTTTAGCTATTGATGTAGAGCCTTGTGATGTATTTAAAGAAGTTTGTAAAAAACTTAAATTAAAGGAAGAAAATTAA
- the rmuC gene encoding DNA recombination protein RmuC, with translation MNELIIYLLIAISGGIIGLISGRLLAKLKFEQEKVVLQERNILLNQIQKNAESTINALQVELKANQADKESLIKINATQESNLQNLQLKLKDNQQEIENLQTKFTKEFENLANKILEEKSSKFTAQNKENIQNILTPLQEKIKGFENKVAQTHKESVDYHAALRQQILGLKELNLQMSKEATNLTKALKGDSKIQGNWGELVLERVLEKSGLEKDREYFVQQSFTNEQGKRVLPDVVIHLPNNKKMIVDAKVSLTAYEQFSNSDDVAEKDFLLKKHLHSLKKHITQLSEKRYEDIYKIASPDFVLLFIPIEPAFAVALNADNALYNKAFEKNIVIVTPTTLLATLRTIDTMWNNEKQQRNALEIARQAGALYDKFEGLLKDLIGIGKKIDASKADYDLAMGKLVNGRGNLITSVEKLKKMGAKAKKALPQSIIDSAKHTA, from the coding sequence ATGAACGAATTGATTATTTACTTATTAATAGCAATATCAGGAGGTATAATTGGTTTAATATCAGGACGATTATTAGCCAAATTAAAATTTGAGCAAGAAAAAGTAGTCTTACAAGAACGAAACATCTTGTTAAATCAAATTCAAAAAAACGCAGAGTCAACAATTAATGCCCTTCAAGTTGAGTTAAAAGCAAACCAAGCAGACAAAGAAAGCTTAATAAAAATAAACGCAACTCAAGAGAGCAATTTGCAAAATTTGCAATTAAAACTAAAAGATAATCAACAAGAAATAGAAAACTTGCAGACTAAATTTACCAAAGAATTTGAAAACTTGGCTAATAAAATATTAGAAGAGAAATCAAGTAAATTTACGGCTCAAAATAAAGAAAACATACAAAATATTTTAACGCCTCTTCAAGAAAAAATAAAGGGCTTTGAAAACAAAGTAGCACAAACTCATAAAGAAAGTGTTGATTACCATGCTGCTTTACGCCAACAAATACTAGGTTTAAAAGAACTTAATTTACAAATGAGTAAAGAAGCAACAAACTTAACAAAAGCGTTAAAAGGTGACAGTAAAATTCAAGGAAATTGGGGGGAATTAGTATTGGAACGTGTGTTAGAAAAATCTGGCTTGGAAAAAGACAGAGAGTACTTTGTACAACAATCTTTTACCAATGAGCAAGGGAAAAGAGTATTACCCGATGTGGTAATACATTTGCCTAATAATAAAAAAATGATTGTGGACGCTAAAGTTTCTTTAACAGCATATGAGCAGTTTTCAAATAGTGATGACGTAGCTGAAAAAGACTTTTTGTTAAAAAAACACCTTCATTCTTTAAAAAAGCACATTACTCAATTAAGTGAAAAAAGATATGAAGATATTTATAAAATAGCATCGCCTGATTTTGTATTGCTCTTCATTCCTATTGAGCCAGCTTTTGCGGTAGCCTTAAATGCTGACAATGCGCTTTATAATAAAGCTTTTGAAAAAAATATAGTGATTGTTACGCCTACCACCCTACTAGCTACTTTACGAACAATTGATACCATGTGGAATAATGAAAAGCAGCAACGAAATGCCTTGGAAATAGCAAGGCAAGCAGGTGCCTTATATGATAAATTTGAAGGTTTGTTAAAAGATTTGATAGGAATAGGTAAAAAAATTGATGCCTCTAAAGCTGATTATGATTTAGCAATGGGAAAACTCGTAAACGGGCGGGGTAATTTAATAACTAGTGTTGAAAAATTAAAAAAGATGGGAGCAAAAGCAAAAAAGGCTTTGCCTCAAAGTATTATTGACAGCGCAAAGCATACAGCATAA
- a CDS encoding helix-turn-helix domain-containing protein, whose protein sequence is MAVERINRIKEVLVIQGKSQVWIAEELGKSTTSVTAFCNNKSQPHLKDLKRIAEILDIDIRELLVSTK, encoded by the coding sequence ATGGCAGTAGAAAGAATAAATAGAATAAAAGAAGTACTAGTAATTCAAGGAAAATCACAAGTGTGGATTGCGGAAGAATTAGGGAAAAGTACGACTTCTGTAACGGCTTTTTGCAATAATAAATCACAACCACATTTAAAGGATTTAAAAAGAATTGCAGAAATACTAGATATAGATATCAGAGAGCTTTTAGTTTCTACAAAATGA
- a CDS encoding cold-shock protein has product MAKSEQTFNKKEKEKKRLKKREEKRKKMEARKAEGKENGKKGIEFAYVDHNGNLTDTPPDPANKIEIEADSIAVSIPKATEREKEKIDPVRTGVVSFFDSSKGFGFIIDAVNKEKYFTHVSGLIDRIAENDKVSFELEKGLKGMNAVKVTLLK; this is encoded by the coding sequence ATGGCAAAATCAGAACAAACATTTAATAAAAAGGAAAAAGAAAAAAAACGTTTAAAAAAAAGAGAGGAAAAGAGAAAGAAAATGGAAGCGCGTAAGGCAGAGGGGAAAGAAAATGGAAAGAAGGGTATTGAGTTTGCTTACGTAGATCATAATGGAAATTTAACAGACACACCACCTGATCCTGCAAATAAGATCGAAATTGAGGCCGATAGTATTGCTGTAAGCATTCCGAAAGCTACTGAGAGAGAAAAAGAAAAGATTGATCCAGTTAGAACAGGAGTGGTATCCTTTTTTGATTCTTCTAAAGGATTTGGATTTATAATAGATGCAGTAAATAAAGAAAAGTATTTTACACACGTTAGTGGTTTGATAGATAGAATAGCTGAAAACGACAAGGTTTCCTTTGAGTTGGAAAAAGGATTGAAAGGAATGAATGCAGTTAAGGTTACTTTGCTAAAATAA
- a CDS encoding IS3 family transposase (programmed frameshift) → MAKKYDNDFKVMLVELLKSGRKAKSLSEEYGVNDGVIRRWKREYEAKSGDFSKKRELSVEAQELKALKKELREVKLERDIFKKGSEHLLQERQMRYKFILKNVSVYPVEKMYKCMKVSKNAYYYWLKHKDVIKILPSKVLLKERIKFHFEQSREIYGSYRIQKMLEREGLVYARSYIGLIMKELGLKSILKRKYVATTNSNHNLSITKNELDRNFTSLKLGEKWVSDITYIRVNDHWNYLTTIIDLADKRVVGWSLSKDMTTKNTIMKAWNLASNNRAITNKFIFHSDRGVQYASNKITNLFSFNRKITQSMSRKGNCWDNAVAESFFKTIKHEWLYRFKYSSYKQLFSSIEDYINWYNNERLHSSLGYISPLEMEVKIRMGVNKAA, encoded by the exons ATGGCAAAAAAGTATGATAATGATTTTAAAGTAATGCTAGTAGAGCTTTTAAAATCAGGAAGAAAAGCAAAATCTCTTAGTGAAGAATACGGTGTTAATGACGGAGTCATAAGACGTTGGAAACGTGAGTATGAAGCTAAATCTGGAGATTTCTCTAAGAAACGTGAGTTATCGGTAGAAGCGCAAGAATTAAAAGCACTAAAGAAAGAACTTAGAGAGGTTAAGTTAGAACGCGATATAT TTAAAAAAGGCAGTGAGCATCTTCTCCAAGAGCGACAAATGAGATATAAATTCATTTTAAAAAATGTAAGTGTATATCCTGTTGAGAAGATGTATAAATGTATGAAAGTTAGCAAAAATGCTTATTACTATTGGTTAAAACACAAGGATGTAATAAAAATACTACCCTCTAAGGTTTTACTCAAAGAGAGAATTAAATTTCATTTCGAACAAAGTAGAGAAATTTACGGAAGCTATCGTATTCAAAAAATGTTGGAAAGAGAAGGTTTAGTTTATGCACGTTCTTACATTGGGCTAATAATGAAAGAACTAGGACTAAAAAGTATTCTAAAAAGGAAATATGTAGCAACTACTAATTCCAATCATAATTTATCGATTACTAAAAACGAATTAGATAGAAATTTTACAAGTTTAAAATTAGGAGAAAAATGGGTTTCTGATATTACTTATATACGTGTAAATGATCATTGGAATTATTTAACAACAATAATAGATTTAGCAGATAAAAGGGTAGTTGGATGGTCTTTAAGTAAAGATATGACCACTAAAAATACAATAATGAAGGCGTGGAATTTAGCAAGTAATAATAGAGCTATTACAAATAAGTTTATCTTTCATTCAGACAGAGGAGTGCAGTATGCTTCTAATAAAATAACTAACTTATTTTCTTTTAATAGAAAAATAACACAGAGTATGAGTAGAAAGGGAAACTGTTGGGATAATGCAGTAGCTGAATCCTTTTTTAAGACAATTAAGCACGAATGGTTATACCGTTTTAAATATAGTTCTTACAAACAATTATTCAGCAGTATTGAAGATTACATAAATTGGTATAATAACGAAAGACTTCACTCTAGCCTAGGGTATATTTCCCCTTTAGAAATGGAAGTCAAAATAAGAATGGGGGTTAACAAAGCGGCTTGA